One Lentibacillus cibarius DNA window includes the following coding sequences:
- the rplB gene encoding 50S ribosomal protein L2, with the protein MAIKKFKPTSNGRRNMSASDFSEITTDTPEKTLLSPLYKRGGRNNQGKMTVRHQGGGHKRQYRIIDFKRDKDGIQGRVATVEYDPNRSANIALIHYADGEKRYILAPKGIKVGQEIISGQDADIKLGNALPLANIPVGTIIHNIELKPGRGGQLVRSAGADAQVLGREGKYTLVRLASAEVRLVLSTCRATIGQVGNIENELVRVGKAGRSRWLGKRPTVRGSVMNPNDHPHGGGEGRAPIGLKSPVSPWGKPTIGYKTRKRNKPSDKYIVRKRKK; encoded by the coding sequence ATGGCGATTAAAAAGTTTAAACCAACTTCAAACGGCAGGCGGAATATGTCTGCATCTGATTTTTCGGAAATAACGACTGACACTCCGGAAAAAACCCTGTTAAGCCCATTGTATAAACGCGGCGGACGTAACAACCAGGGGAAAATGACAGTTCGTCATCAAGGCGGCGGCCACAAGCGCCAATACCGTATCATTGACTTCAAACGTGATAAAGATGGCATTCAAGGACGAGTTGCCACGGTTGAATATGACCCGAACCGTTCAGCTAATATAGCATTGATTCATTATGCAGACGGTGAAAAGCGCTATATCTTGGCACCGAAAGGTATTAAAGTTGGACAGGAGATCATATCCGGTCAAGATGCTGACATTAAACTAGGCAACGCACTGCCATTAGCTAATATCCCTGTCGGTACGATTATTCATAACATTGAATTGAAGCCAGGCCGCGGAGGCCAATTGGTACGCTCTGCTGGAGCGGATGCACAAGTACTCGGTCGCGAAGGTAAATATACACTAGTACGCCTGGCATCGGCTGAAGTTCGTTTGGTATTGTCCACTTGCCGTGCTACAATCGGTCAAGTAGGAAATATTGAAAATGAACTTGTTCGTGTTGGTAAAGCAGGACGCTCACGCTGGCTTGGTAAACGCCCTACCGTCCGAGGATCTGTTATGAACCCGAACGATCACCCACACGGCGGTGGTGAAGGACGTGCACCAATCGGTTTGAAATCACCAGTATCACCTTGGGGCAAACCAACAATCGGTTATAAGACACGTAAGCGTAATAAGCCTTCAGATAAGTATATTGTTCGCAAACGCAAAAAATAA
- the rplV gene encoding 50S ribosomal protein L22 yields the protein MQAKAVAKSVRIAPRKVRLVIDLIRGKEIGEAIAILRHTQRGASPVVEKVLNSAVANAEHNYEMEADNLMISEAFVDEGVTLKRFRPRAQGRASQINKRTSHVTIVVTEKKEG from the coding sequence ATGCAAGCAAAAGCCGTAGCGAAATCTGTTCGTATTGCTCCTCGTAAAGTTCGTTTAGTCATAGATTTGATTCGAGGAAAAGAAATCGGCGAAGCAATTGCTATTTTGCGTCACACACAACGTGGAGCTTCACCGGTTGTGGAGAAGGTTTTGAACTCTGCAGTTGCAAATGCGGAGCATAATTACGAAATGGAAGCCGATAATTTGATGATATCTGAAGCTTTTGTTGATGAAGGTGTCACATTGAAAAGATTCCGTCCGCGTGCACAGGGACGCGCAAGCCAAATCAATAAACGCACTAGCCACGTTACAATCGTGGTAACAGAAAAGAAGGAGGGGTAG
- the rpsS gene encoding 30S ribosomal protein S19: MGRSLKKGPFADDHLLKKVENLNESNKKQVIKTWSRRSTIFPHFVGHTIAVYDGRKHVPVYVTEDMVGHKLGEFAPSRTFKGHSGDDRKTKR, encoded by the coding sequence ATGGGTCGTAGCTTGAAGAAAGGACCTTTTGCAGATGACCATCTCTTGAAAAAAGTCGAGAATTTAAATGAATCTAATAAAAAACAAGTCATTAAGACTTGGTCCCGTCGTTCCACTATTTTCCCACATTTTGTAGGGCATACGATTGCTGTATACGACGGTCGTAAACATGTGCCTGTCTATGTTACAGAAGACATGGTCGGTCATAAACTGGGTGAATTCGCGCCAAGCCGTACGTTTAAAGGGCATTCTGGCGATGATAGGAAAACAAAACGCTAA
- the rpsC gene encoding 30S ribosomal protein S3, with amino-acid sequence MGQKVNPNGLRVGVIRDWESKWYAGSEYADLLHEDIKIREYLENRLRTAAVSHIDIERAANRVNVTIHTGKPGMVIGKGGSEVEALRKSLNSLTGKRVHINIVEIKKVDLNATLVAENIARQLENRISFRRAQKQTIQRAMRGGAKGIKTQVSGRLGGADIARAEHYSEGTVPLHTLRADIDYGTAEADTTYGKLGVKVWIYRGEVLPTKTEN; translated from the coding sequence GTGGGTCAAAAAGTTAATCCAAATGGCCTTCGCGTTGGCGTCATCCGTGACTGGGAGTCAAAATGGTATGCCGGCAGCGAATATGCAGACTTACTTCACGAAGATATTAAAATCAGAGAATATCTTGAAAACCGTCTGAGAACAGCTGCTGTTTCCCATATTGATATTGAACGTGCAGCAAATCGCGTGAATGTAACAATTCACACCGGGAAGCCTGGAATGGTTATCGGAAAAGGCGGTTCTGAAGTTGAAGCTTTGCGTAAATCTTTGAACAGCCTGACAGGCAAACGTGTTCACATTAATATCGTTGAAATCAAAAAGGTTGACTTAAATGCAACGCTTGTTGCCGAAAATATTGCTCGTCAACTTGAGAACCGTATTTCGTTCCGTCGTGCGCAGAAGCAAACGATTCAGCGCGCTATGCGTGGCGGAGCAAAAGGTATAAAAACACAAGTGTCCGGACGTCTCGGCGGAGCTGATATTGCCCGCGCGGAACATTATAGTGAAGGAACGGTTCCATTGCACACACTGCGTGCCGACATAGATTATGGTACAGCGGAAGCAGACACCACTTACGGTAAATTGGGTGTTAAAGTGTGGATCTATCGTGGAGAAGTCCTTCCAACGAAAACAGAAAACTAA
- the rplW gene encoding 50S ribosomal protein L23, with protein sequence MKDSRDIIKRPVITEESADLMSEKKYTFEVNSKANKTEIKEAVESIFNVKVDKINTMNVKGKFKRMGRYGGYRPDRKKAIVQLSEDSEELDFFEG encoded by the coding sequence ATGAAAGATTCACGTGATATTATAAAGCGCCCTGTCATCACAGAAGAATCTGCTGATTTAATGTCGGAAAAGAAATACACATTCGAAGTGAATTCGAAGGCTAATAAAACGGAGATTAAAGAAGCTGTTGAATCTATTTTTAACGTCAAAGTAGATAAAATAAATACAATGAATGTTAAAGGTAAATTCAAACGGATGGGCCGTTATGGTGGCTATCGTCCGGACCGTAAAAAAGCTATTGTGCAGCTTTCAGAAGACAGTGAAGAACTGGACTTCTTTGAAGGCTAA
- the rpsQ gene encoding 30S ribosomal protein S17, translated as MSERNNRKVYTGRVVSDKMDKTITVLVETYKFHQLYGKRVKYSKKFKTHDENNQAKNGDVVQIMETRPLSATKRFRLVEIVEEAVII; from the coding sequence ATGAGTGAGCGTAATAACCGGAAAGTTTACACAGGCCGTGTCGTATCCGATAAGATGGACAAAACTATCACTGTGTTAGTTGAGACTTACAAGTTCCATCAGCTCTATGGCAAACGTGTTAAGTATTCCAAAAAGTTTAAAACACATGATGAAAATAACCAAGCTAAAAATGGCGACGTTGTTCAGATCATGGAAACCCGTCCGCTGTCAGCTACGAAACGTTTCCGTCTGGTTGAAATCGTTGAAGAAGCGGTCATTATATAA
- the rpmD gene encoding 50S ribosomal protein L30 produces MSKQLEITLMRSVIGRTEAQRQTVNSLGLKKIRQSVVREDTPAVRGMIDKVSHLVTVKEV; encoded by the coding sequence ATGTCCAAACAATTAGAAATTACCCTCATGCGCAGTGTTATTGGCCGGACGGAAGCACAGCGCCAGACGGTCAATTCCTTAGGTCTGAAGAAAATCCGCCAATCCGTGGTACGTGAAGATACACCAGCCGTACGTGGTATGATTGATAAAGTATCTCACTTAGTAACTGTTAAAGAAGTTTAA
- a CDS encoding type Z 30S ribosomal protein S14, which produces MAKKSMIAKQKRPQKFKVREYTRCERCGRPHSVIRKFKLCRICFRELAYKGQIPGVKKASW; this is translated from the coding sequence GTGGCTAAAAAATCAATGATTGCGAAACAAAAGCGTCCACAAAAGTTTAAAGTACGTGAATATACTCGTTGTGAACGCTGTGGCCGCCCACATTCAGTAATTCGCAAATTTAAACTATGCCGTATATGTTTCCGTGAACTTGCCTATAAAGGCCAAATTCCAGGCGTCAAAAAAGCAAGCTGGTAA
- the rplC gene encoding 50S ribosomal protein L3 has protein sequence MTKGILGRKIGMTQLFSEEGELTPVTVIQAEPNVVLQKRTMENDGYEAVQLGFADKKESRSTKAEKGHAEKASTTPKRYVREIRNANPDEYDVGQELGVDIFAAGDMIDVTGITKGKGFQGAIKRHGQQRGPETHGSHYHRGPGTLGDINSMHVFKGKKLPGQMGGKQVTIQNLEVVNVDTERNLLLVKGNIPGAKKSFVKVTNALKAN, from the coding sequence ATGACGAAAGGAATCTTAGGCCGCAAAATCGGCATGACTCAGCTCTTCTCAGAAGAAGGTGAACTGACACCGGTGACGGTCATTCAAGCAGAGCCAAACGTAGTTCTTCAAAAACGTACAATGGAAAACGATGGCTACGAAGCAGTACAACTCGGTTTTGCCGACAAAAAGGAATCACGTTCAACGAAGGCGGAGAAAGGTCATGCTGAAAAAGCAAGTACAACTCCTAAGCGCTACGTTCGTGAAATCCGTAACGCAAACCCTGATGAATATGACGTTGGTCAGGAGCTTGGCGTTGATATTTTTGCTGCGGGAGACATGATTGATGTAACTGGTATCACGAAAGGGAAAGGGTTCCAAGGTGCAATTAAGCGACATGGACAACAACGTGGTCCGGAAACGCACGGTTCCCATTATCATAGAGGTCCAGGTACATTGGGTGATATCAACTCCATGCACGTGTTTAAAGGTAAGAAACTTCCTGGTCAGATGGGTGGAAAGCAAGTGACTATCCAGAACCTTGAAGTGGTAAACGTGGATACTGAACGTAACCTTCTGCTGGTTAAAGGCAACATTCCAGGTGCAAAAAAGTCATTCGTAAAAGTAACGAATGCATTGAAGGCTAATTAA
- the rplE gene encoding 50S ribosomal protein L5, with amino-acid sequence MNELKRQYQDEIMPSLMNKFEYDSVMEVPQIEKIVVNMGVGDAVQNTKVLDNAVEELALISGQKPVVTRARKSIAGFRLREGMPIGAKVTLRGERMYEFLQKLIAVSLPRVRDFRGISKKAFDGRGNYTLGIKEQLIFPEINYDKVSKVRGMDVVIVTTSNTDEEARELLTQLGMPFQK; translated from the coding sequence ATGAATGAATTAAAACGACAATATCAGGATGAAATTATGCCATCTTTGATGAATAAATTTGAATATGATTCCGTAATGGAAGTACCTCAGATCGAAAAGATTGTTGTCAACATGGGTGTTGGCGATGCTGTTCAAAACACGAAAGTATTGGACAATGCTGTAGAGGAACTTGCGCTCATTTCCGGTCAAAAACCGGTAGTTACACGTGCTAGAAAATCAATAGCTGGCTTCCGTTTACGTGAGGGAATGCCGATTGGTGCAAAAGTTACGTTAAGAGGCGAACGGATGTATGAATTTCTGCAAAAACTAATTGCGGTTTCACTTCCACGCGTTCGCGACTTTCGCGGAATATCCAAAAAAGCTTTTGATGGCCGTGGCAACTACACGCTTGGTATTAAAGAACAGCTGATTTTCCCGGAAATCAATTACGATAAAGTAAGCAAAGTACGTGGTATGGATGTTGTTATTGTAACTACATCCAATACGGATGAAGAGGCACGTGAATTGCTGACTCAGCTCGGCATGCCTTTCCAGAAATAA
- the rplR gene encoding 50S ribosomal protein L18 — MITKPDKNDLRKKRHARVRKNVSGTDERPRLNVYRSNKHIYAQLIDDTAGITVASASTNDNNLNLEATSNVEAAKEVGKLVAKRAQDKGYHSVVFDRGGYLYHGRVKALADAARETGLEF, encoded by the coding sequence ATGATCACAAAACCTGACAAAAACGATTTGCGCAAAAAGAGGCATGCGCGTGTCCGAAAGAATGTTTCTGGTACAGATGAGCGCCCTCGTCTTAATGTGTACCGTTCAAATAAGCATATTTATGCACAGTTGATTGATGATACTGCAGGCATCACAGTAGCAAGTGCTTCCACTAATGATAACAATCTGAATCTGGAAGCTACTAGCAACGTTGAAGCGGCTAAAGAAGTAGGTAAATTGGTTGCTAAACGTGCTCAGGATAAAGGCTATCACTCTGTAGTTTTTGACCGTGGTGGATACCTTTATCATGGTCGTGTAAAAGCATTGGCTGATGCTGCCCGTGAAACTGGGCTTGAATTTTAA
- the rplN gene encoding 50S ribosomal protein L14 — MIQQETNLKVADNSGAREVKAIKVLGGSGRKTANIGDVIVCTVKHATPGGVVKKGEIVKAVIVRSKSGVRRNDGSYIRFDENAAVIVRDDKGPRGTRIFGPVARELREAKFMKIVSLAPEVL, encoded by the coding sequence ATGATTCAACAAGAAACTAATTTAAAAGTTGCAGATAACTCTGGTGCTCGCGAAGTAAAAGCCATCAAAGTTTTGGGCGGATCGGGCCGCAAGACAGCCAACATTGGTGATGTAATTGTTTGCACGGTGAAACACGCTACACCAGGAGGCGTTGTCAAAAAAGGCGAAATTGTTAAAGCAGTTATCGTTCGTTCAAAGTCCGGAGTGCGCCGTAATGATGGATCTTATATTCGTTTTGATGAAAATGCTGCCGTAATTGTGCGTGATGACAAGGGCCCTCGAGGCACTCGTATTTTTGGACCGGTTGCGCGCGAATTGCGCGAGGCAAAATTCATGAAAATCGTATCTCTTGCTCCGGAAGTATTGTAA
- the rpsJ gene encoding 30S ribosomal protein S10, with translation MAKEKIRIRLKAYDHRILDQSAEKIVDTAKRSGANVSGPIPLPTERSVYTVLRATHKFKDAREQFEMRTHKRLIDIVSPTPQTVDSLMRLDLPSGVDIEIKL, from the coding sequence ATGGCAAAAGAAAAGATTCGAATTCGGTTAAAAGCTTATGATCATCGCATTTTAGATCAATCCGCTGAAAAGATCGTGGATACTGCAAAGCGATCAGGGGCGAATGTTTCCGGGCCAATACCATTACCTACAGAAAGATCTGTTTACACGGTATTGCGCGCAACACATAAGTTTAAAGATGCTCGTGAACAGTTTGAAATGCGTACGCATAAACGTTTAATCGACATCGTGAGCCCAACACCACAGACAGTTGACTCACTTATGCGACTCGACTTACCGTCTGGTGTTGATATTGAAATTAAATTATAA
- the rpmC gene encoding 50S ribosomal protein L29 — protein sequence MKANEIRELTTAEIEQKVKSLKEELFNLRFQLATGQLENTARIRQVKKSIARMKTVVRQRELSINN from the coding sequence ATGAAAGCTAATGAAATTAGGGAACTAACCACTGCCGAAATTGAACAAAAAGTAAAGTCGTTAAAAGAAGAACTCTTTAATTTACGCTTTCAGCTCGCAACAGGTCAACTAGAAAACACTGCGCGCATTCGTCAAGTGAAGAAGTCAATTGCCCGCATGAAAACTGTTGTACGCCAGCGTGAACTAAGCATCAATAATTAA
- the rplP gene encoding 50S ribosomal protein L16 — protein sequence MLMPKRVKYRKQHRGRMKGQAKGGKTVAFGEYGLQAVEPTWITSRQIEAARIAMTRYMKRGGKVWIKIFPDKPYTAKPLEVRMGSGKGAPEGWVAVVKPGKIMFEIAGVSEEVAREALRLASHKLPIKTKFVKREEIGGESNES from the coding sequence ATGTTAATGCCTAAACGTGTTAAATACCGCAAACAGCACCGTGGCCGTATGAAAGGTCAAGCAAAGGGTGGGAAGACAGTAGCCTTTGGTGAATATGGCCTGCAGGCTGTTGAACCGACTTGGATTACTAGCCGTCAAATCGAAGCTGCTCGTATCGCGATGACTCGCTACATGAAACGTGGCGGTAAAGTATGGATTAAAATATTTCCTGATAAGCCATATACTGCAAAGCCCCTTGAGGTACGTATGGGTTCCGGTAAAGGTGCTCCCGAAGGCTGGGTAGCAGTAGTGAAGCCTGGGAAAATTATGTTTGAAATAGCAGGTGTATCCGAAGAGGTTGCGCGTGAAGCGTTGCGGCTTGCTTCTCATAAACTGCCGATTAAAACTAAATTCGTAAAACGTGAAGAAATTGGTGGTGAATCAAATGAAAGCTAA
- the rpsH gene encoding 30S ribosomal protein S8, translating to MVMTDPIADMLTRVRNANMVRHEKLELPASKIKQEIADILKREGFVRDYEFVEDNKQGILRIFLKYGAKDERVITGLKRISKPGLRVYAKADEVPRVLNGLGVAIVSTSNGVLTDKEARTQAVGGEVLAYVW from the coding sequence ATGGTTATGACAGATCCAATCGCAGATATGCTGACCCGCGTCCGTAACGCCAATATGGTGCGGCATGAAAAATTAGAGCTTCCGGCTTCTAAAATCAAACAGGAGATTGCTGATATCCTTAAGCGTGAGGGCTTTGTTCGTGATTACGAGTTCGTTGAAGACAATAAGCAAGGTATCCTTCGTATTTTCCTAAAATACGGTGCTAAAGATGAACGAGTGATTACCGGCCTCAAACGGATAAGTAAACCAGGTCTGCGTGTTTACGCAAAAGCTGATGAGGTACCTCGTGTACTTAATGGCCTTGGTGTCGCAATCGTATCAACATCAAACGGAGTATTGACAGACAAAGAAGCACGCACACAGGCTGTCGGTGGAGAAGTGCTTGCATATGTCTGGTAA
- the rpsE gene encoding 30S ribosomal protein S5, giving the protein MNTSIDPNKLDLEERVVTINRVAKVVKGGRNFRFAALVVVGDKNGHVGFGTGKAKEVPEAIKKAVDDAKKNLIEVPIVGTTIPHQIHGIYGSGNVLMKPAAEGTGVISGGPVRAILELAGVGDILTKSLGSNTPINMIRATLNGLSNLKTAENVAKLRGKSVEELLG; this is encoded by the coding sequence ATGAATACTAGCATCGATCCAAACAAATTAGATCTTGAAGAGCGTGTTGTTACGATAAACCGTGTAGCAAAAGTAGTAAAAGGTGGACGTAACTTCCGTTTTGCAGCACTTGTTGTTGTTGGAGATAAAAATGGTCATGTAGGCTTTGGAACAGGAAAAGCTAAAGAAGTTCCGGAAGCAATTAAAAAAGCAGTAGATGATGCCAAAAAGAATCTAATTGAGGTGCCAATCGTCGGTACAACTATTCCACACCAGATTCATGGAATATATGGGTCCGGTAATGTGTTAATGAAACCAGCTGCGGAAGGTACGGGAGTTATCTCAGGTGGTCCAGTGCGTGCGATTCTGGAGCTTGCAGGTGTAGGTGATATCTTGACAAAATCACTCGGTTCCAACACACCTATTAATATGATTCGCGCAACGCTCAATGGTTTATCAAATCTAAAAACAGCAGAAAATGTAGCTAAACTTCGCGGTAAATCTGTAGAAGAACTGTTAGGGTAA
- the rplX gene encoding 50S ribosomal protein L24, which yields MHVKKGDKVKVISGKDSGKEGTILEAYPKKERVLVEGINMIKKHAKPSQDNPQGGILNQEAAIHVSNVMPIDPKTGEPTRVGYESRDGKKVRIAKKSGEALDK from the coding sequence ATGCATGTGAAAAAAGGTGACAAAGTAAAAGTTATTTCCGGCAAAGACAGTGGAAAAGAAGGAACGATATTAGAAGCGTATCCGAAAAAAGAACGTGTACTGGTGGAAGGTATTAACATGATTAAGAAACATGCAAAACCTTCACAGGATAACCCACAGGGCGGGATTCTGAACCAGGAAGCTGCTATCCATGTTTCCAATGTAATGCCAATCGATCCAAAAACCGGCGAGCCAACACGGGTTGGTTATGAATCACGTGATGGGAAAAAGGTTCGTATCGCTAAAAAGTCCGGTGAAGCATTAGATAAATAG
- the rplO gene encoding 50S ribosomal protein L15 — protein sequence MKLHELKSSEGARKRRNRVGRGMSSGNGKTSGRGHKGQKAREGSSTRPGFEGGQMPLFQRLPKRGFTNIHRKEFAIVNLDALNRFEEGTEITPELLLEEGVVSKPKSGIKVLGKGNVEKQFTVKAHKFSASAKEAIEAAGGKTEVV from the coding sequence ATGAAACTTCATGAATTAAAGTCATCAGAAGGAGCTCGTAAAAGGCGAAACCGCGTCGGACGAGGAATGTCCTCCGGTAACGGAAAGACCTCCGGCAGAGGCCATAAAGGGCAAAAAGCGCGGGAAGGAAGCAGCACCCGTCCTGGCTTCGAGGGTGGTCAAATGCCTTTGTTCCAGCGTCTGCCTAAACGTGGTTTCACGAATATCCACCGTAAGGAATTCGCGATTGTAAACCTAGATGCTTTAAATCGTTTTGAAGAGGGCACAGAGATTACACCTGAGCTGTTACTTGAAGAAGGTGTCGTCAGCAAACCGAAATCTGGCATTAAAGTGCTTGGAAAAGGTAATGTTGAAAAGCAATTCACTGTAAAAGCTCATAAGTTCTCTGCTTCAGCGAAAGAAGCAATCGAGGCAGCGGGCGGTAAAACAGAGGTGGTTTAA
- the rplD gene encoding 50S ribosomal protein L4, with protein sequence MPKVALLKQDGSQAGDINLNDAVFGIEPNTHVLHEAVVMQRASMRQGTHKVKNRSEVRGGGSKPWRQKGTGRARQGSIRSPQWVGGGTVFGPTPRSYSYKLPKKVRRLALRSALSSKVKEDNLFVLDNIAIDAPKTKEVKNMLAALDADTKALIVTEEEDVNVARSANNLPNVHVLTVKEVNVLDLLQHDKLIITKDAAEKAGEVLAQ encoded by the coding sequence ATGCCTAAAGTAGCACTATTAAAACAAGATGGGTCTCAAGCCGGAGACATCAATTTGAACGACGCCGTTTTCGGTATTGAGCCAAACACACATGTGTTGCACGAGGCGGTTGTGATGCAGCGTGCGTCAATGCGTCAAGGAACACACAAGGTAAAGAATCGCTCGGAAGTACGAGGCGGAGGTAGCAAACCATGGCGCCAAAAAGGTACGGGCCGTGCACGTCAAGGTTCAATTCGCTCACCACAATGGGTAGGCGGAGGAACAGTATTTGGTCCGACCCCACGTAGCTACAGTTATAAATTGCCGAAAAAAGTACGTCGTTTAGCACTAAGGTCAGCACTGTCATCGAAGGTGAAAGAAGACAATTTGTTTGTTTTAGATAACATTGCCATCGATGCACCGAAGACTAAAGAGGTTAAGAATATGCTTGCTGCACTTGATGCGGACACAAAAGCGCTAATTGTAACAGAGGAAGAAGACGTTAACGTTGCCCGCTCGGCAAATAATCTTCCAAATGTCCATGTGCTTACGGTGAAAGAAGTGAATGTATTAGATTTACTGCAGCATGATAAGCTGATTATAACGAAGGATGCAGCTGAAAAAGCAGGGGAGGTGCTTGCACAATGA
- the rplF gene encoding 50S ribosomal protein L6, whose product MSRIGLKPLEIPEGVEVNLDGNTVTVKGPKGELTRNIHSDMKVVINDNVLTVERPSEHKEHRALHGTTRSLIANMVAGVHQGFEKALEINGVGYRAQKQGDKIIVNAGYSHPVEVEPVEGIEVDVPQNTRVVIKGIDKELVGAVAAKIRAIRPPEPYKGKGIRYEGEYVRQKEGKTAK is encoded by the coding sequence ATGTCTCGTATAGGACTGAAACCACTCGAAATCCCAGAGGGTGTCGAAGTGAATCTTGATGGAAACACTGTTACAGTAAAAGGCCCCAAAGGTGAATTAACAAGAAATATTCACTCGGACATGAAAGTTGTTATTAACGATAATGTACTAACTGTTGAACGTCCAAGTGAGCACAAAGAACACCGTGCATTGCATGGTACGACTCGCAGCCTGATCGCCAATATGGTTGCTGGTGTTCACCAAGGCTTTGAGAAGGCGTTGGAGATCAATGGTGTCGGTTATCGTGCTCAAAAACAGGGCGATAAGATAATTGTCAACGCTGGGTATTCACACCCGGTTGAAGTTGAGCCAGTGGAAGGCATTGAAGTTGATGTGCCGCAAAACACAAGAGTTGTTATCAAAGGCATTGACAAGGAACTCGTTGGCGCTGTTGCCGCAAAAATCAGAGCGATCCGACCGCCTGAACCATATAAAGGCAAAGGTATTCGCTATGAAGGCGAATATGTACGCCAAAAAGAAGGTAAAACTGCTAAGTAA